One region of Aurantimonas sp. HBX-1 genomic DNA includes:
- the upp gene encoding uracil phosphoribosyltransferase translates to MDGVTVIDHPLVQHKLTLMRNKETSTASFRRLLREISTLLCYEVTRNLDLTMIRIETPLEPMDSPVLEGKKLVFASILRAGNGLLEGMLDLVPAARVAHIGLYRDHATLQPVEYYFKAPEDLANRLVIVVDPMLATANSAIAAMDKLKQRGAKNIRFLCLLAAPEGIERFRTAHPDIPVFTAAIDSHLNEKGYIVPGLGDAGDRMYGTK, encoded by the coding sequence ATGGACGGCGTCACCGTCATCGACCACCCGCTGGTCCAGCACAAGCTCACGCTGATGCGCAACAAGGAGACCTCGACGGCGAGCTTTCGCCGGCTGCTCCGGGAAATCTCGACGCTGCTCTGCTACGAGGTCACGCGCAATCTCGACCTGACGATGATCCGCATCGAGACGCCGCTCGAGCCGATGGATTCGCCGGTGCTCGAGGGCAAGAAGCTGGTCTTCGCCTCGATCCTGCGCGCCGGCAACGGTCTCCTGGAAGGCATGCTCGACCTGGTGCCGGCGGCGCGCGTCGCGCATATCGGCCTCTACCGCGACCACGCGACGCTGCAGCCGGTCGAATACTATTTCAAGGCGCCCGAGGACCTCGCCAACCGCCTGGTCATCGTCGTCGACCCGATGCTGGCGACCGCGAACTCAGCCATCGCCGCGATGGACAAGCTGAAGCAGCGTGGCGCGAAGAACATCCGCTTCCTCTGCCTGCTGGCCGCGCCGGAGGGCATCGAGCGGTTCCGGACCGCGCATCCGGACATTCCCGTCTTCACCGCCGCGATCGACAGCCATCTCAACGAGAAAGGCTACATCGTCCCCGGCCTCGGCGATGCCGGCGACCGGATGTACGGGACGAAATAG
- a CDS encoding TIGR02281 family clan AA aspartic protease, which yields MSKFVLILVVSSLVGLAAPSVFERYRAQMLSGQVETLDPAPTLQDAAVASPVPGRVARLTADREGHFRADVRMNGRPVPVLVDTGATLVAIDEATARRLGIVLRPADWRHSVQTANGTAPAAVARLDRVELGPLAVRNVDVMIMRDGNLPTALLGMSFLNRLRFESDGSQLTLRQ from the coding sequence ATGTCGAAATTCGTCCTGATCCTTGTCGTCTCGTCCCTCGTCGGGCTTGCGGCCCCGTCGGTGTTCGAGCGCTACCGGGCGCAGATGCTGTCCGGCCAGGTCGAGACGCTGGATCCCGCGCCGACGCTCCAGGATGCGGCCGTAGCCTCTCCGGTCCCCGGCCGGGTGGCCCGGCTGACCGCCGACCGCGAAGGGCATTTCCGCGCGGACGTCCGGATGAACGGGCGGCCGGTACCGGTGCTCGTCGACACCGGCGCGACGCTGGTCGCCATCGACGAGGCGACCGCCAGGCGCCTCGGCATCGTCCTGAGGCCCGCCGACTGGCGCCACAGCGTGCAGACCGCCAACGGCACCGCCCCTGCCGCCGTCGCCCGGCTCGACCGGGTCGAGCTCGGGCCCCTCGCCGTCCGCAATGTCGACGTGATGATCATGCGCGACGGCAATCTGCCAACCGCGCTGCTCGGCATGAGCTTCCTCAACCGCCTGCGCTTCGAGAGCGACGGCAGCCAGCTGACGCTTCGCCAGTGA
- the deoA gene encoding thymidine phosphorylase: MLPQEVIRAKRDGGTLDAADIKAFIAGFAGERVTEGQVAAFAMAVFFRGMETAETVALTEAMRDSGDVLDWSDLDRPVVDKHSTGGVGDNVSLMLAPIVAACGAAVPMISGRGLGHTGGTLDKLESIPGYSVAPDNATFRRTVRDIGCAIIGQTARLAPADARFYAIRDVTATVESIPLITASILSKKLAAGLQGLVLDVKTGSGAFMPRPEDARSLAASLVGVANGAGLRTTALITRMDEALASAAGNAVEVRNAVRFLTGAQRDPALQAVTLALAAEMLVLAGFAATLADGQRMAMAALEDGRAAERFGRMVAALGGPADFVERVDAHLPQASLVRDVTAERDGTVASVETRRLGLAVVELGGGRTRPQDAVDHAVGLSDLAPIGRHLARGETLARIHARDEASLAQAAATVRSAYGLVDMPAREPAAAVIERIG, translated from the coding sequence ATGCTGCCGCAGGAGGTGATCCGCGCCAAGCGCGATGGCGGGACGCTGGACGCCGCCGACATCAAGGCATTCATCGCCGGTTTCGCCGGCGAGCGGGTCACCGAGGGCCAGGTGGCGGCCTTCGCCATGGCGGTGTTCTTCCGGGGCATGGAAACCGCCGAGACCGTGGCGCTGACCGAGGCGATGCGCGATTCCGGCGATGTGCTCGACTGGTCGGACCTCGACCGGCCGGTGGTCGACAAGCACTCCACCGGCGGCGTCGGCGACAACGTCTCGCTGATGCTAGCGCCGATCGTCGCGGCCTGCGGCGCCGCCGTGCCGATGATCTCCGGCCGCGGGCTCGGCCATACCGGCGGCACGCTCGACAAGCTGGAGTCGATCCCCGGCTACAGCGTGGCGCCGGACAACGCGACCTTCCGCCGGACGGTGCGGGACATCGGCTGCGCGATCATCGGCCAGACCGCCCGTCTCGCCCCGGCGGACGCGCGGTTCTATGCCATCCGCGACGTCACGGCGACGGTGGAGTCGATCCCGCTGATCACCGCCTCGATCCTGTCGAAAAAGCTCGCGGCGGGGCTTCAGGGCCTCGTCCTCGACGTCAAGACCGGCTCCGGCGCCTTCATGCCGCGCCCGGAGGATGCAAGGTCCCTGGCGGCGAGCCTGGTCGGCGTGGCAAATGGCGCAGGTCTCCGCACCACCGCGCTGATCACGCGGATGGACGAGGCGCTGGCGTCGGCGGCCGGCAATGCCGTCGAGGTCCGCAACGCCGTCCGTTTCCTCACCGGCGCGCAGCGCGACCCGGCGCTGCAGGCGGTGACGCTCGCGCTCGCGGCCGAGATGCTGGTGCTCGCCGGGTTCGCGGCGACGCTCGCCGACGGCCAACGCATGGCGATGGCGGCGCTGGAGGACGGGCGCGCCGCGGAACGCTTCGGCCGGATGGTGGCGGCGCTGGGCGGCCCGGCGGATTTCGTCGAGCGGGTCGACGCGCACCTGCCGCAGGCGTCGCTGGTCCGCGACGTGACGGCCGAGCGGGACGGCACCGTCGCCAGCGTCGAAACCCGGCGCCTTGGGCTTGCCGTCGTCGAACTCGGCGGCGGGCGGACGCGGCCGCAGGACGCGGTGGACCACGCGGTGGGCCTGAGCGATCTCGCGCCGATCGGCCGGCACCTAGCGCGCGGCGAGACGCTCGCCCGCATCCACGCCCGCGACGAGGCATCACTGGCGCAAGCCGCGGCGACCGTCCGGTCGGCCTATGGGCTGGTGGACATGCCCGCCCGCGAACCGGCCGCGGCGGTGATCGAGCGGATCGGCTGA